The Candidatus Tanganyikabacteria bacterium genomic interval GAATGATGACGAGTTCGACCTGGTACTCCTTGGCCAGCTTGCGCAGCAGTTGGATCTGCGTCGCGTTGCCGTCGACGAGCGCGACCCAGGTCTTCTTGTGCTCGGGATCTCGGCCGTGCGCCTCGGCGAAGGCCGCTCGCAGCACTTCCTCGGTGGCCTTCTCGACGCTGGCCCAGACGCGCTTCCCTTTGGGCCTGGGGCGCTTCTCGGCCTTCTTCTGGCGCCGCAGGTCGTCGACGATGTCCTCCGGGGTGCGGACGAACTTGCCGATCGTGTAGACGGCCGCCACCGTGGCCATGCGCTTGCGGTTGAGCTTCTCGCCCGGTGCCAGGCGCTTGGCAAGCTTCCGGCTGGTCTTCTCGGCCGCCTTCTGGGTGGCCTCTCGCAGATCCTCGTGGAGCGTCACGATGCCCTTGCCGTCCGCGCTGATCACCAGGAACGATTTGCGACCTCCCACTCCGTCCGACTCGGTGGTCTGGGCGTAGAAGTCGTCGAAGTCGACCGCCGCTTTGGCCGCCAGCTCCTGCGCCTGTCGCTTGCCGATCGACGCCCCCGTCGTGGCGGCGATCGCCTCGACCACCGCGTCGAAGGCGCCGCGGGCCGCCTCCTCGGCAACCCGCCTGCGGACCCCGAACGAGAACAGATCTGGCGGAAGGTTGAGAGCAGCATCCGCCGGGTGCAGGCTGCTGATGCCGCGGCCACCGTATGCAATGCGGCGCGCCCTCACGCCTCCGAAGAGCGACTCCAGTTCCCGCGAAGTAGGGCGCCGGTGAGTCCTCTCCTCACCATCCGCGCCGAGGACGGACGGCTGCGGCACCTCGCGGATGGCGCGAAGGTCCAGGTACGCCTGGTACAGCTGGCGGAGCAGTTCAAAGCCGTCGCCAAAGAGCCTGGATTCGATGGCGCTATGGTCCATGCCAAGCGACTCCTCGCTGCTCAGGCCCTCGATGATGGCCTCAAGCATCTGGCGGCTGGCCCCGAATGGGTTCCCAAGATCGACCGGTTGCGTTCCGACGGGCATTGTGGCGCTCCTCTGGAGACTGTTCGTTTGACGAGGAATCGCCAGGAGTGACAAAGGGCCGGACTCCCGGTAGGTTGGTTCTGCAAGAAACCCAACCACTGCCAAGAGAACAGCCCTATGCCTGCTCCCATGATCGCACGCC includes:
- a CDS encoding ISKra4 family transposase, which gives rise to MLEAIIEGLSSEESLGMDHSAIESRLFGDGFELLRQLYQAYLDLRAIREVPQPSVLGADGEERTHRRPTSRELESLFGGVRARRIAYGGRGISSLHPADAALNLPPDLFSFGVRRRVAEEAARGAFDAVVEAIAATTGASIGKRQAQELAAKAAVDFDDFYAQTTESDGVGGRKSFLVISADGKGIVTLHEDLREATQKAAEKTSRKLAKRLAPGEKLNRKRMATVAAVYTIGKFVRTPEDIVDDLRRQKKAEKRPRPKGKRVWASVEKATEEVLRAAFAEAHGRDPEHKKTWVALVDGNATQIQLLRKLAKEYQVELVIILDLIHVIEYLWGAAHVFHKAGTQEAEAYVSERLLKILWGEAGYVAGGVRRSATNRGLDKAARKAVDDCARYFLNHTDLMRYHEFLAAGMPVATGVIEGACRHLIADRMDITGARWSLEGAEAILRLRSLRSSGDFDEYWRFHEEQERERNHATLFAVPLTQPDAEDSAVLAG